A window of Magnolia sinica isolate HGM2019 chromosome 13, MsV1, whole genome shotgun sequence genomic DNA:
AGTCTTGAGTCTTAAAACCTTGCTGGGGATTGAGTCTTACCAGAAGACCAGCCTGAGCAAGAGCTGTTGTGATGGGTCGCCTCGATGCACGGCGAATGTCACACAAGATAATGTTCTGGTTGGGTGTAAGGCGCACATTCAGGTTATACTTCTCGATTATCTCCCTTAACGTCTTCTTCATTGTCCCTCCAATGCGGCCATTATCaacatggagcccacaaaacaTTGCACCATTCCCCTGCAGGAGGATACATTAAATGATCAGAGAGCACAAACATGAAcgagaggaaaaaaaagaaaagaaaagaaaagaaaagaaaagcatgcCACACCTAATATATCAATAAGAACCTAGGCAAGATAATGAAATAATCGAGATAATATAAATCTAGCTAATACATGTTAAATTCTATAGAAAACCAGATCTATAGATAAATCCTAAAGAGAGGAAGTAAGAAGCAGAACACATCGGTTACAAATCTGTGGGTATGGGTAGGGTAGAACATAACCTGATCATGCCAGCCCAGATAGCTCTTGAATTCCCACTCTGGTAACTCTCGGAAGGGCTCAAACTTCTTTCCATAATACTGCTCAGCAACAGTCCTGAACTTCTCAATTccccattcattgatcaaatacTTCATTCTGCTGTATTTCCGGTCATCCCGTCTCCCATTCTCTCGCTGTGTAACGACAATCGCTTTGACAGCAAACAATATATCCTCTTTCGGAACATAACCCAGTGGCTCACCCAGACGAGGGAAAGTGGTCTCAATCCTATGGGCTCTTCCCATACCACCTCCAACCTGCAATTCCATGATGGAATCAAGCATTGATAATGGTAAATAAATCAAATTAGATAAGCCAGAAAGCAGAGACAAGGCATACACAAAAATCATTTTTGTCTTACGTAAATGTTGAAACCTTGAGGTTCCCCTTCGGAATCAGAAACTACTACAACACCGATGTCATTTGTGAGAATATCTACTGAGTTGTCTGTAGGAACTGTCACTGCAATCTTGAACTTCCGAGGCAGGAACTGGGTGCCGTAAATGGGCTCCGGAGAGTCAGGAAAGTTCGTGCCATGGGAATTGTCATTTCGAGCCTTCACCACTTCTGGGGGCTCCACTGACATAACCTTCTCCCCGTCCACCCACAAATCATAATAAGCACCTGATTGTGGGGTCAGAAGTGCAGCAATGTTATCTGCAGTCTCCTGTGCAAACAAGTAATCTTTCTTCAAGAATGGTGCTGCGGGAGCGAGAACATTTCTGTTTAGGTCCCCACACGCACCGAGTGTCGATCCCATGCTTCTGATAATAGTGCTCATCACAGTCTTGAGGTCCTTCTTTAGAATCCCATGCAGCTGAAATGTTTGCCTGGTTGTCAAACGAAGTGTGCCGATTCCAAACTCGTCCGCAAGGTCATCCATGGCCAAGTAGAGCTTGTTTGGAACTTTACCACAAGGGTTTTTCGTCCGAAGCATAAACTGGTAAGATTTTCCCCCTGGACCGCGGTCATCTCTGTTAGCCTGTTGATAGCTTCCGTGAAACTTGATCAACTGTGTGGCAGCCTCGTTTATATTGGGGGCTTCTGTTTGCAGCTCCTCATTCAGAGGGTATCTCAAGAAATTACTCTGCTCCTTGAATATTTCAACCTTGCTGCGCTTAGGTTCCTTTGAAGTTTCCGGTTTTATAGGCTGCAGATGGAAACATAGGAATGCATTAACGTGTCTTCATTGGCAGAAACCACCTGCTTCCAGACCATATGAAAACGACACAGCATGTGTTTGTGCATGCCCAATAACGACCAGTCAgaagaaatgcatgga
This region includes:
- the LOC131222541 gene encoding sulfite reductase [ferredoxin], chloroplastic-like codes for the protein MATSIGAANTAILKDLKLQIQGFQGLRSSGPAPSIGYVAVSPVCSSSSSVVSAVATPIKPETSKEPKRSKVEIFKEQSNFLRYPLNEELQTEAPNINEAATQLIKFHGSYQQANRDDRGPGGKSYQFMLRTKNPCGKVPNKLYLAMDDLADEFGIGTLRLTTRQTFQLHGILKKDLKTVMSTIIRSMGSTLGACGDLNRNVLAPAAPFLKKDYLFAQETADNIAALLTPQSGAYYDLWVDGEKVMSVEPPEVVKARNDNSHGTNFPDSPEPIYGTQFLPRKFKIAVTVPTDNSVDILTNDIGVVVVSDSEGEPQGFNIYVGGGMGRAHRIETTFPRLGEPLGYVPKEDILFAVKAIVVTQRENGRRDDRKYSRMKYLINEWGIEKFRTVAEQYYGKKFEPFRELPEWEFKSYLGWHDQGNGAMFCGLHVDNGRIGGTMKKTLREIIEKYNLNVRLTPNQNIILCDIRRASRRPITTALAQAGLLNPRYVDPLNITAMACPALPLCPLAIAEAERGIPDILKRVRAVFDKVGLKYNESVVIRVTGCPNGCARPYMAELGLVGDGPNMYQVWLGGTPNQTSLAKCFMNKVKIHDLEKVLEPLFYNWRRKRQQGESFGNFTTRMGFDKLKETVEKWEGIAKAPARFNLKLFADKDTYEAMDELATLQNKTAHQLAMEVIRNFVAAQQNGKSE